From the genome of Pelmatolapia mariae isolate MD_Pm_ZW linkage group LG12, Pm_UMD_F_2, whole genome shotgun sequence, one region includes:
- the nkx6.3 gene encoding homeobox protein Nkx-6.3: MDPNIQGSFLFNNSLNQFPSDIKAPVCQYSMPNSFYKLSPGLNSQLQPGTPHGISDILSRSMVGVGTSGTTTLLPGYSSMGGFSPSVTSTSMYYNRDYNSSLGGFSKPGAECPMKSRSVNCWAESSCEWRGRQQCTNSSGPLGEMSSRKKHTRPTFSGHQIFALEKTFEQTKYLAGPERARLAYSLGMTESQVKVWFQNRRTKWRKKSASEPSSTQTNHSGPAGEASENEVEDEEYNKPLDPDSDDDKIRLLLRKHRRAFSVLRLGPHHI, translated from the exons ATGGATCCAAACATCCAGGGGTCTTTCCTGTTTAACAACAGCCTCAACCAGTTCCCCTCAGACATCAAGGCACCAGTGTGCCAGTACTCAATGCCCAACTCCTTCTACAAGCTCAGCCCGGGCCTGAACAGCCAGCTGCAGCCAGGGACGCCTCATGGCATCAGTGACATCCTGAGCCGCTCCATGGTCGGGGTGGGCACCTCGGGCACCACCACCCTGCTGCCCGGATACTCCAGCATGGGGGGGTTCAGCCCCTCTGTCACCAGCACTTCCATGTACTACAATCGAGACTACAATTCCTCACTGGGCGGCTTCTCCAAACCCGGCGCCGAGTGCCCGATGAAGAGTCGCAGTGTAAACTGCTGGGCAGAAAGCAGCTGTGAGTGGAGAGGGAGGCAGCAGTGCACCAACA GCAGTGGTCCTCTTGGGGAGATGTCCAGCAGGAAAAAACACACCAGACCGACATTTAGTGGACATCAGATCTTTGCTCTGGAGAAAACTTTTGAGCAGACAAAGTATTTGGCAGGGCCAGAGAGAGCGAGACTGGCTTATTCTCTGGGAATGACTGAATCACAAGTCAAG GTTTGGTTTCAGAACCGGCGCACCAAGTGGAGGAAGAAGAGCGCCTCTGAGCCCAGCTCCACACAGACCAACCACTCGGGGCCGGCCGGAGAGGCCTCGGAGAATGAGGTGGAAGACGAGGAGTACAACAAGCCTCTAGACCCCGACTCTGACGACGATAAGATCCGATTGCTGCTGCGCAAACACCGCAGGGCTTTCTCCGTCCTTCGCCTCGGGCCGCACCACATCTGA
- the LOC134638235 gene encoding E3 ubiquitin-protein ligase NEURL3-like → MVKQSNNTNSVLQSEVSHRCSLLCLGPLNFHRQAVGEKICLSHGGRLAEKTEATFKNGLVFSNRPVRVRERIRLRVQRDSSIWDGALRVGFTTVPPSARSLPLPCMAIPNLTNKSGHWAVPLDESVCEAGSELEFWVSHGGSIYVAVNSRPCKELTGVDLSQPLWAMIDIYGQTCSILLLGSEKRKLLCTRRSCPPPESLTSLAGSVSDFSDFTGDDCISCLETEVPTGKKNKTCVVCMVKEARITLPCGHRCLCKHCNSRVFQEFGTCPLCRHKIRAPSAEELV, encoded by the exons ATGGTGAAGCAGAGCAACAACACGAACTCCG TTCTCCAGTCAGAGGTGTCACACAGATGCAGTCTGCTCTGTCTCGGTCCTCTGAACTTCCACCGTCAGGCTGTGGGAGAAAAGATCTGCCTGAGTCATGGAGGTCGACTCGCAGAGAAGACTGAGGCCACGTTCAAGAATGGGCTGGTGTTCAGCAACCGTCCAGTGAGAGTCCGGGAGAGGATTCGTCTGAGAGTGCAGAGGGATTCATCCATCTGGGACGGGGCTCTGCGTGTGGGCTTTACCACTGTGCCACCCTCAGCCAGATCTCTGCCTCTGCCCTGCATGGCCATTCCCAACCTCACCAACAAGTCTGGACACTGGGCTGTTCCACTGGATGAATCTGTTTGTGAAGCAGGTTCAGAGCTGGAGTTTTGGGTTTCTCATGGTGGCAGCATATACGTAGCTGTCAACAGCAGGCCGTGTAAGGAGCTAACAGGAGTGGACCTCAGCCAGCCTCTGTGGGCCATGATAGACATTTACGGGCAGACGTGCTCCATTTTGCTCCTGG GTTCAGAGAAACGTAAGCTGCTTTGCACTAGAAGATCGTGTCCTCCACCTGAATCCCTCACTTCACTTGCTGGTTCAGTTTCTGATTTTTCAGACTTCACTGGTGATGACTGCATCTCCTGTCTTGAAACAGAAGTCCCAACAGGTAAAAAGA ATAAaacctgtgtggtgtgcatggtgAAAGAGGCCAGAATCACACTGCCGTGTGGCCACCGGTGTTTATGTAAACACTGCAACTCCAGAGTTTTTCAGGAGTTTGGCACCTGCCCGCTGTGTCGACACAAGATCAGAGCTCCATCGGCAGAGGAGCTGGTCTGA